One genomic window of Xanthobacter dioxanivorans includes the following:
- a CDS encoding 4-hydroxyphenylacetate 3-hydroxylase family protein, which translates to MLRSGVEQLESIRDGRRVLIGSERVGDVTRHPAFIGACETVAGLYDLKKDPVHAAFAVSTDEDADPYSSYFLKPRTQDDLRKRAATHRLIAGKTFGMWGRSMDHVASFLTGMAMRPGLFEVGDNDFGANIQAFYDKARKEDAYVSYAINPPQGTRNPAGFDGTGFDNPSLRVVAETDDGIVLSGLKMLATAGVFSNYLFIGNITPLAPGQTAEAVTCVVPLAAEGVSLWMRKPYDGGPSDPARAPLSARYDETDAMVLCKDVKVPWENVFTYREPAQTRRIFFETPAHSLGNHQSNIRFHEKLKMIAGLAHKVVACTEAGQIPAVKEALGRLASLEALLGGVIEGQIAAPEAWGEGYVGVNRRMVYAALNWCTENHSQIIDTLRELCGGGMFQMPANLSVLDDPELAADFRTYFRTAHVDAEARAQLFRLAWDVIGTEFAGRHQSYEKFYSGGPFAVRAYNYTIADWDGYDTIVDDLLMSSDCGN; encoded by the coding sequence ATGTTGAGGTCTGGGGTCGAACAGCTGGAGTCCATCCGGGATGGGCGCAGAGTACTGATCGGGTCGGAACGAGTCGGGGATGTCACCCGCCATCCCGCGTTTATCGGTGCGTGCGAGACGGTGGCCGGGCTCTATGACCTGAAAAAGGATCCTGTCCATGCGGCGTTCGCTGTCAGCACGGATGAGGACGCAGATCCCTATTCCTCCTATTTCCTCAAGCCGAGGACGCAAGACGACTTGAGGAAGCGGGCCGCGACCCATCGGCTGATCGCCGGGAAGACCTTTGGCATGTGGGGGCGGTCCATGGACCATGTCGCCTCCTTCCTGACAGGAATGGCGATGCGGCCCGGGCTCTTCGAGGTCGGTGACAACGACTTCGGCGCCAACATCCAGGCCTTCTACGACAAGGCCCGGAAGGAAGATGCCTATGTCAGCTACGCCATCAACCCGCCGCAGGGCACGCGCAACCCCGCCGGCTTCGACGGCACAGGGTTCGACAATCCGAGCCTGCGGGTGGTCGCCGAGACGGATGACGGCATCGTCCTGTCGGGGCTCAAGATGCTGGCCACCGCGGGCGTATTCTCGAACTATCTCTTCATCGGCAACATCACGCCGCTCGCGCCCGGGCAAACGGCGGAGGCGGTGACCTGCGTGGTGCCCCTGGCCGCAGAAGGGGTCAGCCTGTGGATGCGCAAGCCCTATGACGGAGGCCCGTCCGATCCCGCGCGCGCCCCGCTGAGCGCGCGCTATGACGAAACCGACGCCATGGTCCTGTGCAAGGACGTCAAGGTGCCGTGGGAGAACGTGTTCACCTACAGGGAGCCGGCCCAGACGCGGCGCATCTTCTTCGAGACGCCGGCGCATTCACTGGGAAATCATCAGTCGAACATCCGGTTCCACGAAAAGCTGAAGATGATTGCCGGCCTCGCGCACAAGGTGGTTGCCTGCACGGAGGCGGGGCAGATCCCGGCAGTGAAGGAAGCGCTTGGGCGGCTCGCGTCGCTGGAGGCCCTGCTGGGTGGGGTCATCGAAGGCCAGATCGCCGCGCCGGAGGCCTGGGGCGAGGGCTACGTGGGGGTTAACCGGCGTATGGTCTATGCGGCCCTCAACTGGTGCACGGAGAACCATTCCCAGATCATCGACACGCTGCGGGAGCTGTGCGGCGGCGGCATGTTCCAGATGCCGGCGAACCTCTCCGTGCTCGATGATCCAGAGCTTGCCGCCGATTTCCGCACCTACTTCCGCACCGCGCATGTGGATGCGGAGGCCCGGGCGCAGCTCTTCAGGCTGGCCTGGGATGTGATCGGGACGGAATTCGCAGGCCGCCACCAGTCCTACGAGAAATTCTATTCGGGCGGGCCCTTCGCGGTGCGTGCCTACAACTACACGATCGCCGACTGGGACGGCTATGACACGATCGTGGACGACCTCCTCATGTCATCCGATTGCGGGAACTGA
- a CDS encoding DUF924 family protein, with the protein MNRQRACILSQPARVKPAGSRSGDVVAFWRGASAKWFVKDARFDVAFRDRFIDLHMEVAARRHDDWMATPDGALALLILADQFPRNAFRGTGHMYATDPLARHYARQAEEAGHMPHVEADLRLFFCLPFAHSEHLADQDFSVALNARLGQPWLSHAEGHRDIIRRFGRFPHRNLMLGRFTTPEEDDYLKAGGFQG; encoded by the coding sequence ATGAACCGGCAACGGGCCTGCATCCTTTCGCAGCCCGCGCGCGTCAAACCGGCGGGCAGCCGGTCGGGGGATGTTGTCGCCTTCTGGCGCGGCGCGTCGGCAAAATGGTTCGTCAAGGACGCGCGCTTCGACGTTGCCTTTCGCGACCGATTTATCGATCTTCACATGGAGGTCGCCGCACGTCGGCATGACGACTGGATGGCAACGCCGGACGGCGCGCTCGCGCTCCTGATCCTGGCCGATCAATTCCCCCGCAACGCTTTCCGCGGCACGGGCCACATGTATGCGACCGATCCGCTCGCCCGGCACTACGCGCGGCAGGCAGAAGAAGCCGGACACATGCCGCACGTCGAGGCCGATCTGCGTCTGTTCTTCTGCTTGCCCTTTGCCCATTCGGAGCATCTGGCCGACCAGGATTTCTCCGTGGCGCTGAACGCGCGGCTGGGCCAGCCGTGGCTGTCCCACGCCGAAGGCCATCGCGACATCATCCGCCGCTTCGGCCGCTTCCCGCACCGCAATCTGATGCTCGGTCGCTTCACAACTCCGGAGGAAGACGATTACCTCAAGGCCGGTGGCTTCCAGGGCTAG
- a CDS encoding SDR family oxidoreductase, which produces MTDHSIRGKTVLIAGGAKNLGGLIARDLAAQGAKAIAVHYNTGVTKPAADETVAAIKAAGADAFAFQADLTTAGATEKLFTDAKAALGGIDIAINTVGKVLKKPMVEISEAEYDEMTAVNSKSAFFFIKESGKHLNDKGKICSVVTSLLGAFTPFYAAYAGTKAPVEHFTRAASKEFGARGISVTAIGPGPMDTPFFYPAEGADAVAYHKTAAALSNFSKTGLTDIEDIVPFIRFLVSEGWWMTGQTILVNGGYTTK; this is translated from the coding sequence ATGACCGATCACAGCATCAGGGGAAAAACCGTTCTCATCGCCGGCGGCGCGAAGAACCTCGGCGGGCTGATCGCGCGCGATCTCGCCGCGCAGGGCGCGAAGGCGATTGCCGTCCACTACAACACCGGCGTCACAAAGCCGGCCGCCGACGAGACCGTGGCGGCGATCAAGGCGGCGGGGGCGGACGCCTTCGCCTTCCAGGCCGACCTCACCACAGCCGGAGCGACCGAAAAACTGTTCACTGACGCCAAGGCGGCGTTGGGTGGCATCGATATCGCCATCAACACGGTCGGCAAAGTGCTGAAGAAGCCGATGGTCGAGATCTCGGAAGCTGAATATGACGAGATGACGGCGGTGAACTCGAAGAGTGCTTTCTTCTTCATCAAGGAATCCGGAAAGCACCTCAACGACAAGGGCAAGATCTGCAGCGTCGTGACGTCGCTGCTTGGCGCGTTCACGCCCTTCTACGCTGCCTATGCCGGCACCAAGGCCCCGGTCGAACATTTCACCCGCGCGGCGTCGAAGGAGTTCGGCGCGCGCGGCATCTCGGTGACGGCGATCGGCCCCGGCCCGATGGATACCCCCTTTTTCTACCCCGCCGAGGGCGCCGATGCAGTCGCCTATCACAAGACCGCGGCGGCGCTGTCGAACTTCTCCAAGACCGGCCTGACCGACATCGAGGACATCGTCCCCTTCATCCGCTTCCTCGTCTCGGAGGGCTGGTGGATGACCGGCCAGACCATTCTCGTCAACGGCGGCTACACGACGAAGTAA
- a CDS encoding TetR/AcrR family transcriptional regulator translates to MTPASLRKKPKSAAAPATTHDAARRPPPDAVPALAEEAGLEPASRRRPRDAAATQERILHAAIEEFAEHGYNGARIDAIARRADANMRMLYHYFGGKKALYLKVLETVFEDIRVQERRLNLRDLAPVPAMMKLFDFTYAHFAANPLFIRLLASENLLGGRYLKTSPRVSAISSPLMDAIHDVLARGEAEGVFRTGVDPLQLYVTMVALSYFHISNAPTLSHLFSATLTSARWRADRRRHASEMLLAYLREVPAG, encoded by the coding sequence GTGACGCCTGCCTCCCTCCGCAAGAAGCCCAAGTCCGCGGCTGCACCGGCGACGACGCACGATGCAGCCCGGCGGCCGCCGCCGGACGCGGTCCCTGCCCTGGCGGAGGAAGCGGGCCTGGAGCCGGCCAGCCGCCGCCGTCCGCGCGATGCCGCCGCCACCCAGGAGCGCATTCTTCACGCCGCCATCGAGGAATTTGCCGAGCACGGCTACAACGGCGCGCGCATCGATGCCATCGCCCGCCGGGCCGATGCCAACATGCGCATGCTCTATCATTATTTCGGAGGCAAGAAGGCGCTCTACCTGAAGGTTCTCGAAACGGTGTTCGAGGACATACGTGTCCAGGAGCGGCGGCTCAACCTGCGCGACCTCGCCCCCGTGCCGGCCATGATGAAGCTGTTCGACTTCACCTATGCCCATTTCGCGGCGAATCCGCTGTTCATCCGCCTGCTGGCCAGCGAGAATTTGCTGGGCGGTCGGTACCTGAAGACATCGCCCCGCGTCTCCGCCATTTCCTCCCCGCTGATGGACGCCATCCACGACGTGCTGGCACGCGGGGAAGCGGAAGGGGTGTTCCGCACCGGTGTCGACCCGCTCCAGCTCTACGTGACCATGGTGGCGCTGAGCTATTTCCACATCTCCAATGCCCCGACCCTCTCGCACCTGTTCAGCGCGACCCTGACCAGCGCCCGCTGGCGCGCGGACCGGCGGCGGCATGCCAGCGAGATGCTGCTGGCCTATCTGCGCGAGGTGCCGGCGGGCTGA
- a CDS encoding low temperature requirement protein A: MTDSSAADTISGHHPLLRRRDGHHARVTFEELFFDLVYVFAVTQLSHELLTNLNLTGVIETLILWFAVWLGWQYTCWVTNWFDPETPRIRGMIFAVMLAGLVMASAIPGAFGERGLVFALAYAAIQVGRTAYIVWELGSDHPLAANYRRMLGWVSIAAAFWIAGAFVEHEVRMALWAVAIACEYVSPMFGFPLPGLGRSKTSDWTIEGGHLAERCQLFVIVALGETLLATGATMARAGSWDVPILSALLATFLGTLAMWWLYFGTSSKDATDAITHSDDPGRMGAYFHYIHAILVAGIIATAVGNDLVLAHPHDPLKTPYALVLSIGPAIYLLGSAVYKKAVYGVLPASHMAGVAALLLLIPVASAVDLLAMGWLTTLIMLAVGFWEGRMLRKRRLSAVRPTAH, encoded by the coding sequence ATGACCGACAGCTCCGCGGCCGACACGATCTCAGGCCATCACCCGCTGCTTCGTCGCCGCGACGGACATCATGCACGCGTCACCTTCGAGGAGCTGTTCTTCGACCTCGTCTATGTCTTCGCGGTGACGCAGCTCAGCCATGAACTGCTGACCAACCTCAATCTGACGGGCGTCATCGAGACGCTGATCCTCTGGTTCGCGGTTTGGCTCGGCTGGCAATATACCTGCTGGGTCACCAACTGGTTCGATCCCGAGACGCCGCGCATCCGCGGCATGATCTTCGCCGTAATGCTGGCGGGCCTCGTCATGGCCTCGGCGATCCCCGGCGCCTTCGGCGAGCGCGGGCTGGTTTTCGCCCTCGCCTATGCCGCGATCCAGGTGGGGCGCACCGCCTACATTGTCTGGGAGCTGGGTTCGGATCATCCGCTTGCTGCCAACTACCGGCGCATGCTCGGCTGGGTTTCCATCGCCGCCGCTTTCTGGATCGCTGGGGCCTTCGTCGAGCATGAAGTCCGCATGGCCCTGTGGGCGGTCGCGATCGCTTGCGAATATGTCTCGCCGATGTTTGGCTTTCCCCTGCCGGGGCTCGGCCGCTCGAAAACCAGCGACTGGACGATCGAGGGCGGGCATCTGGCCGAACGCTGCCAGCTCTTCGTGATCGTCGCCCTTGGCGAGACCCTGCTGGCGACCGGCGCCACCATGGCGCGGGCGGGGAGCTGGGATGTTCCGATCCTCTCGGCGCTGCTCGCGACGTTCCTGGGCACGCTCGCCATGTGGTGGCTCTATTTCGGCACATCGAGCAAGGATGCCACCGACGCCATTACCCATTCCGACGATCCCGGCCGGATGGGGGCGTATTTCCACTACATCCACGCCATTCTGGTCGCTGGGATCATCGCCACGGCCGTCGGCAACGATCTGGTGCTGGCGCATCCGCATGATCCGCTGAAGACGCCTTATGCCCTAGTCCTATCGATCGGGCCGGCGATCTATCTGCTCGGAAGCGCCGTCTACAAGAAGGCCGTCTACGGCGTGCTGCCGGCATCCCATATGGCGGGCGTGGCGGCGCTGCTGCTCCTGATCCCTGTCGCATCCGCCGTCGACCTGCTCGCCATGGGCTGGCTGACGACGCTCATCATGCTCGCCGTCGGCTTCTGGGAGGGCCGGATGCTGCGCAAGCGGCGGCTCTCGGCCGTCCGGCCGACGGCGCACTGA
- a CDS encoding RsmB/NOP family class I SAM-dependent RNA methyltransferase, with protein MVPRFFQPDRLEVTPAARLQATLDLMHDVDRVARPADAVVSAWFRSRRHIGDKDRGQISNLLYALLRHHARLGWWLAKHGRPDVPRNRLLAWLALDGGKTPDQVHGLFNGGKFAPAVLRDHERALLVKLQGCPMDHPAMPDEVRFECPSWAVEPLRRRFHDAFGREMAALLTAAPLDLRVNPLKSTREVMLRGLRDLGLPAEAAPMAPYGIRVKERPSLASLPMLKSGEVEIQDEGSQLVAMLVDARPGERVVDFCAGAGGKTLAIAAQMANKGHVMACDVLEGRLKRAAERFRRAGLHNIETRPLAGETDRWVKRHKGSFDRVLVDAPCSGTGTWRRNPDARWRPLGAGLDHLLPLQARILASAARLVKPGGRLVYATCSMLPEENEEQAAAFLAAHPAFQVVPLREAAPQLTFSAHPDYLSLTPARHDTDGFFAAVMQREAMPSAE; from the coding sequence ATGGTGCCGCGCTTTTTCCAGCCTGATCGTCTCGAAGTGACCCCCGCCGCCCGTCTGCAAGCCACTCTCGATCTGATGCATGACGTCGATCGTGTCGCACGTCCCGCCGATGCAGTCGTCTCGGCGTGGTTTCGGTCCCGCCGCCATATCGGCGACAAGGATCGGGGCCAAATCTCCAATTTGCTCTATGCGCTGCTGCGACATCACGCCCGGCTGGGCTGGTGGTTGGCGAAGCACGGCCGGCCCGACGTGCCGCGCAACCGGCTCCTGGCATGGCTCGCGCTCGATGGGGGCAAGACGCCGGATCAGGTCCATGGCCTGTTCAACGGTGGAAAATTCGCGCCTGCGGTGTTGAGGGATCACGAGCGTGCGCTGCTGGTCAAATTGCAGGGCTGCCCCATGGACCATCCAGCCATGCCCGATGAGGTGCGCTTTGAATGTCCATCCTGGGCGGTCGAGCCATTGCGGCGCCGTTTCCATGACGCGTTCGGGCGCGAGATGGCTGCGCTTCTGACCGCGGCCCCGCTCGATCTGCGTGTCAATCCGCTCAAGTCCACGCGCGAGGTCATGCTGCGCGGGCTGCGCGATCTCGGCCTTCCGGCCGAGGCGGCGCCCATGGCGCCTTACGGCATTCGGGTGAAGGAGCGTCCCTCCTTGGCCAGCCTGCCCATGCTGAAAAGCGGCGAGGTCGAGATTCAGGACGAGGGCTCGCAGCTTGTCGCCATGCTGGTGGACGCGCGGCCGGGCGAACGCGTGGTCGATTTCTGCGCCGGAGCGGGCGGCAAGACGCTGGCCATTGCCGCGCAGATGGCCAACAAGGGCCACGTCATGGCCTGCGACGTCCTGGAGGGCCGCCTGAAGCGGGCCGCCGAGCGTTTCCGGCGTGCGGGCCTCCACAATATCGAGACCAGGCCCCTGGCCGGCGAAACGGATCGCTGGGTGAAACGTCACAAGGGCAGTTTCGATCGCGTGCTGGTCGATGCACCCTGCAGCGGCACCGGAACGTGGCGGCGCAATCCGGATGCGCGCTGGCGCCCGCTGGGCGCCGGGCTTGATCATCTCCTGCCGCTGCAGGCCCGTATTCTTGCGAGCGCGGCGCGGCTCGTGAAGCCCGGCGGACGGCTCGTCTACGCCACATGCTCCATGCTGCCCGAGGAAAACGAGGAGCAGGCGGCCGCCTTCCTCGCGGCGCATCCCGCCTTTCAGGTCGTGCCGCTGCGCGAGGCTGCGCCGCAGCTGACCTTTTCGGCCCATCCGGACTACCTGTCGCTGACGCCCGCGCGCCACGACACCGATGGATTTTTCGCCGCTGTCATGCAGCGCGAGGCCATGCCATCCGCCGAGTAA
- a CDS encoding LysR family transcriptional regulator, with the protein MDRIDLFRTFTRVVECASFTRAADTLGLPRSSVSAAVIDLEARVGARLLHRTTRKVSPTQDGAAFYERCLRLIADVEETEGLFRQTSVGPSGSLRIDVPGRIGRLIIAPALPEFLARHPQLDIELRVTDRAVNLVEESVDCVLRVGPLSDSGLIARKIGDLPLINVASPGYLARHGTPGTPGDLGGHLAVNYASPSTGRVEDWEWVEDSEVRMLPMRARVTVNSAEAYIACCLADLGLIQIPAYDVKRHLAAGELVEVMPGHRAAAMPMTLLYPHRQHLSRRLQAFADWLEQLLKREIL; encoded by the coding sequence GTGGACCGTATCGACCTTTTCCGCACCTTCACCCGCGTTGTCGAATGCGCGAGCTTTACCCGCGCCGCCGACACCCTCGGGCTGCCGCGTTCGTCCGTATCGGCCGCTGTGATCGATCTCGAAGCACGGGTCGGAGCCCGCCTGCTTCACCGCACCACCCGGAAGGTCTCCCCGACCCAGGACGGCGCCGCCTTCTATGAGCGCTGCTTGCGCCTGATCGCCGATGTGGAGGAGACCGAGGGGTTGTTCCGGCAGACGTCGGTCGGACCGAGCGGTAGCCTGCGCATCGACGTGCCGGGCCGGATCGGGAGACTGATCATCGCGCCGGCGCTGCCGGAATTCCTCGCCCGCCATCCCCAACTCGACATCGAGCTGCGTGTCACCGATCGGGCGGTGAACCTCGTGGAGGAGAGCGTCGATTGCGTGCTGCGGGTCGGACCGCTGAGCGATTCAGGTCTCATCGCCCGCAAGATCGGCGACCTCCCGCTGATCAATGTCGCCAGCCCCGGCTATCTCGCCCGACATGGCACACCGGGCACGCCGGGCGATCTCGGTGGGCATCTGGCCGTCAATTATGCCTCGCCTTCCACGGGTCGCGTCGAGGATTGGGAATGGGTGGAGGACAGCGAGGTCCGGATGCTGCCGATGCGCGCCCGCGTTACCGTCAACAGCGCCGAAGCTTATATCGCCTGTTGTCTTGCCGATCTCGGCCTCATCCAGATCCCAGCTTATGACGTCAAACGCCACCTCGCCGCAGGCGAACTCGTCGAGGTCATGCCCGGGCACCGGGCTGCGGCCATGCCGATGACGCTGCTCTATCCGCACCGTCAGCATCTGTCTCGCAGGCTTCAGGCCTTTGCCGATTGGCTGGAGCAGCTCCTGAAACGGGAAATTCTCTAG
- a CDS encoding aldehyde dehydrogenase family protein, whose protein sequence is MTNRFQALFDVQREHFLSDATKSHDWRIDQLDRMERMLADNKDAFCAALYRDFGKPPFEQLFEITVPTGVIKYYRENLKALMAPQPVDLPRGLEETGNRGVIYKEPYGVMLVIGPFNAPILLLLDPAIAALAAGNPVILKPANTTPATAALFATLIPQYFAPENVAVVTGGREEIGELLALPFDFIFFTGSSAVGKVVMRAAAENLTPVILELGGQNPTIVDATANLDIAADRIAWGHNAISGQWCIAPGYVYVHESVADGFIAKLKASLVKMYGEDPSQSPDFARMISEHDAERVASYILPEKVVHGGRYDVKARYIEPTLLYPSTWDDPALQQEVFGPVLPVMPYGDLKEMVTVIKRKPKPLAAYIFSKDSAMIDFVLGSLSFGGGCINQTNLHCWIDSLPFGGVGNSGMGKYYGKAGFDALSNTKAMLIGNPDLELDVFPPYAGKDIAKNLSVFS, encoded by the coding sequence ATGACCAACCGATTCCAGGCTCTGTTCGACGTGCAGCGGGAGCATTTCCTGAGCGACGCGACCAAAAGCCATGACTGGCGGATCGACCAGCTCGACCGCATGGAGCGGATGCTCGCCGACAACAAGGATGCGTTCTGCGCCGCACTCTACCGGGACTTCGGGAAGCCGCCCTTCGAGCAGCTCTTCGAGATCACCGTGCCAACCGGCGTGATCAAATATTATCGCGAGAACCTGAAGGCGCTGATGGCGCCGCAGCCCGTCGACCTCCCCAGGGGGTTGGAGGAAACCGGCAATAGGGGCGTTATCTACAAGGAGCCCTATGGCGTGATGCTGGTGATCGGCCCGTTCAACGCGCCGATCCTGCTGCTGCTCGACCCTGCCATCGCGGCGCTGGCCGCCGGCAACCCGGTGATCCTCAAGCCCGCCAACACGACGCCCGCAACGGCAGCGCTGTTTGCCACGTTGATCCCGCAATATTTCGCGCCGGAGAACGTTGCCGTCGTCACCGGCGGGCGCGAGGAGATCGGCGAGCTCCTGGCATTGCCCTTCGACTTCATCTTCTTCACCGGCTCGTCGGCCGTCGGCAAGGTGGTGATGCGCGCCGCGGCCGAGAATTTGACGCCCGTCATCCTTGAACTCGGCGGGCAGAACCCGACCATTGTCGATGCGACCGCCAACCTCGACATCGCCGCCGACCGCATCGCTTGGGGCCATAATGCCATCTCGGGCCAATGGTGCATCGCGCCGGGCTATGTCTACGTCCATGAAAGTGTCGCGGATGGCTTCATCGCGAAGCTCAAGGCATCGCTCGTCAAGATGTATGGCGAGGACCCGAGCCAGAGCCCGGACTTTGCGCGGATGATCAGCGAGCACGACGCCGAGCGGGTCGCCTCCTATATCCTGCCGGAAAAAGTCGTCCATGGCGGGCGCTATGACGTCAAGGCACGTTACATCGAGCCGACGCTGCTCTATCCCTCGACCTGGGACGATCCGGCGCTGCAGCAGGAGGTGTTCGGCCCGGTGCTGCCGGTCATGCCGTATGGCGACCTCAAGGAGATGGTGACAGTCATCAAGCGCAAGCCGAAGCCGCTCGCCGCCTACATCTTCAGCAAGGATTCGGCGATGATCGACTTCGTGCTGGGATCGCTCTCCTTTGGCGGCGGCTGTATCAACCAGACCAACCTGCACTGCTGGATCGACAGCCTGCCTTTCGGCGGCGTCGGCAACAGCGGCATGGGCAAATATTACGGCAAGGCTGGATTCGACGCGCTCAGCAACACCAAGGCCATGCTGATCGGCAATCCCGATCTCGAGCTCGATGTTTTCCCGCCCTATGCCGGCAAGGACATCGCCAAGAACCTGAGCGTGTTTTCATAA